The following coding sequences are from one Thiohalorhabdus sp. Cl-TMA window:
- a CDS encoding metal ABC transporter ATP-binding protein yields the protein MPTPADSTGDPLLEVEDLTVRYGAVTALDHVSFRIRSGAFLAILGPNGSGKTTLFRCLLGLEGYTGTIRNRAKRIGYVPQLKTFDRTFPGRAVEVVISGITGSWPGWRTGARRDQARRALDRVGAGEFADRPLAALSGGQLQRVYLARALVAEPDLLLLDEPAAGVDRVGEHDLYQYLEEYQADHPEVAIAMITHDWEVARHHAHSCLILNHRVIGCGPSAEVLTEACLREAFGHMGHAHVLGPDHA from the coding sequence ATGCCTACACCCGCTGATTCCACCGGCGACCCGCTGCTGGAGGTGGAAGACCTCACCGTGCGCTACGGCGCGGTGACCGCCCTGGACCACGTCAGCTTCCGGATCCGCAGCGGGGCTTTCCTCGCCATCCTGGGGCCCAACGGCTCCGGAAAGACCACCCTGTTCCGCTGCCTGCTGGGGCTGGAGGGCTACACGGGGACCATCCGCAACCGCGCCAAGCGCATCGGCTACGTGCCCCAGCTCAAGACCTTCGACCGCACCTTTCCGGGCCGCGCGGTGGAGGTGGTGATCTCGGGGATCACCGGCTCCTGGCCGGGATGGCGGACCGGCGCCCGCCGGGACCAGGCTCGGCGGGCCCTGGACCGGGTGGGGGCGGGGGAGTTCGCCGACCGCCCCCTGGCGGCCCTTTCGGGCGGCCAGCTCCAGCGGGTCTACCTGGCCCGCGCCCTGGTGGCCGAGCCGGACCTGCTTCTGCTCGACGAGCCGGCGGCCGGGGTGGACCGGGTGGGCGAGCACGACCTCTACCAATACCTGGAGGAATACCAGGCCGATCACCCCGAGGTAGCCATCGCCATGATCACCCACGACTGGGAGGTGGCGCGCCACCATGCCCACAGCTGCCTGATCCTCAACCATCGGGTCATCGGCTGCGGTCCCTCCGCGGAGGTGCTTACGGAGGCCTGCCTGCGCGAGGCCTTCGGCCACATGGGGCACGCCCATGTGCTGGGACCGGATCATGCTTGA
- a CDS encoding metal ABC transporter substrate-binding protein, protein MQLGPRLLARFAAILAWLPAAATAASLDLVATIPPYAMTARAVAGGAAEVHVLVQRGQDPHHFEPSIAEMARIQAADLVIRNGIGQQRVEGYLTEAVSSGQLFTVSETVSFDAIRDERGAVNGHIWLEPEVMIRAARALAERLGELLPDRAEAFAANGERFIAAIRTADRKADALLSGLPVRKVVTYHPAFEYFFRHYGLEVAGTYLDLAGNEPAPRKIRDLLATIRRAGIPAVFREPQLPESAVRALAREAGVRVAVLDPLGFDPAISGYPELIRYNARQVHDAYTR, encoded by the coding sequence ATGCAGCTTGGCCCGCGTCTGCTGGCCCGCTTCGCGGCCATTCTGGCCTGGTTGCCGGCCGCGGCCACGGCGGCTTCCCTGGACCTCGTCGCCACTATCCCGCCCTACGCCATGACCGCCCGCGCCGTCGCCGGAGGGGCGGCGGAGGTGCACGTCCTGGTGCAGCGCGGCCAGGATCCCCACCATTTCGAGCCTTCCATCGCCGAGATGGCGCGCATCCAGGCTGCGGATCTGGTCATCCGCAACGGCATCGGCCAGCAGCGGGTGGAGGGCTACCTGACGGAGGCGGTATCGTCCGGACAGCTGTTTACCGTGTCCGAGACGGTTTCCTTCGACGCCATACGGGACGAGCGGGGAGCGGTCAACGGCCACATCTGGCTCGAACCGGAGGTCATGATCCGGGCCGCCCGGGCCCTGGCCGAGCGCCTCGGCGAGCTGCTTCCCGACCGCGCGGAGGCCTTCGCCGCCAACGGCGAACGGTTCATCGCGGCGATCCGGACCGCGGACCGCAAGGCCGACGCCCTGCTCTCCGGCCTGCCGGTCCGCAAGGTGGTGACCTACCATCCGGCCTTCGAGTACTTCTTCCGCCACTACGGTCTGGAGGTGGCAGGTACCTACCTGGACCTCGCCGGCAACGAGCCCGCCCCCCGGAAAATCCGCGACCTGCTGGCCACGATCCGCCGCGCCGGCATTCCCGCCGTCTTCCGCGAGCCCCAGCTGCCCGAGTCCGCCGTCCGGGCCCTGGCCCGCGAGGCCGGCGTGCGGGTGGCGGTCCTCGATCCGCTGGGGTTCGACCCCGCCATTTCGGGCTACCCCGAGCTCATCCGCTACAACGCCCGGCAGGTCCACGATGCCTACACCCGCTGA
- a CDS encoding universal stress protein encodes MAEDEKRQGAAGTRDRKILVCVDGSENSRVAAAFAARLARLTGAHLSLLHVLHLPTFSHWVNIKSQMKREIREQAEAMVGEIAKGVEESCGIMPEFFILEGLPRERIIETAQEDRAIRMVVVGASGEQGHRRSVVAGSLARHLGDRLTTDLPCPLLVVPPHMEEDELCEGIDSLVR; translated from the coding sequence ATGGCGGAAGACGAGAAACGACAAGGCGCGGCCGGAACCAGGGACCGGAAGATCCTGGTCTGCGTGGATGGCTCGGAGAACAGCCGCGTGGCGGCCGCTTTCGCGGCCCGCCTGGCCCGGCTGACCGGGGCCCACCTCAGCCTCCTCCATGTCCTCCACCTGCCCACCTTCAGTCACTGGGTGAATATCAAGAGCCAGATGAAGCGGGAGATCCGCGAGCAGGCCGAGGCCATGGTCGGCGAGATCGCCAAGGGTGTGGAGGAATCCTGCGGCATCATGCCGGAGTTCTTCATCCTGGAGGGGCTGCCCCGGGAGCGGATCATCGAGACCGCCCAGGAGGACCGGGCCATCCGCATGGTCGTGGTGGGGGCCTCGGGCGAGCAGGGTCACCGGCGCTCCGTGGTGGCCGGCTCCCTGGCGCGCCATCTGGGCGACCGGTTGACCACGGATCTGCCCTGTCCCTTGCTGGTGGTGCCGCCCCACATGGAAGAGGATGAACTGTGCGAGGGAATTGACTCTCTCGTGCGCTAG
- a CDS encoding NusG domain II-containing protein — MKAWLRFLRRATTPWDRTVLALVWVGAITGTVAAYGGGAPGARAEIVAGGEVVETVSLGEERELTVEGPLGTSHLRVRDGGIRFVPPSPAPRKIDLRAGWQRRVGDTAACVPNEVLVRVVGNRERPWDAINY, encoded by the coding sequence GTGAAGGCTTGGCTCCGCTTTCTGCGCCGCGCCACCACGCCCTGGGACCGGACCGTGCTCGCGCTGGTCTGGGTGGGCGCGATCACCGGGACGGTGGCCGCCTACGGGGGCGGCGCACCCGGGGCCCGGGCCGAGATCGTCGCCGGCGGCGAGGTGGTGGAGACGGTTTCCCTCGGCGAGGAGCGGGAGCTCACCGTGGAAGGGCCGCTGGGGACCTCCCATCTCCGGGTCCGGGACGGCGGCATCCGCTTCGTGCCGCCCTCGCCGGCACCGCGCAAGATCGACCTGCGGGCCGGCTGGCAGCGGCGGGTCGGGGATACCGCCGCCTGCGTTCCCAACGAGGTCCTGGTGCGCGTGGTCGGCAACCGGGAACGGCCCTGGGATGCCATCAATTACTGA
- a CDS encoding 3-deoxy-7-phosphoheptulonate synthase: MIVILKTGVDEKDPEYQSLLTYLAAKPDIEVRHHREHGTRETVTELYLIGDTSALDADEIAGEPAVERVVRVSDRYRLLGRHRGQVEPVGFDYNGLHFGQDTFHLFAGLCAVDNRTNTERMMAALRDHGLVTTRMGAYKPRTSPYDFQGHGADCLPYVFELAGNYGIRVVTMEVTQAEQIEEIRDNLERAGNPTGVMLQVGTRNAQNFELLKEVGAQNRFPVLYKRGFGISLEESLNACEYIAASGNRNIVFCLRGVKSHMGAPHRNLVDFAHVPVVKRLTRMPVCVDPSHSVGSRERAPDGLLEIQHVAAQGVIAGANMVLTDFHPEPERALVDGPQALHLEELPYFSRDLAMVEEAYRNRVHLAANMPRF, from the coding sequence ATGATCGTCATACTCAAGACCGGCGTGGACGAAAAGGACCCCGAGTACCAGAGCCTGCTCACCTATCTGGCGGCGAAGCCCGACATCGAGGTCCGGCATCACCGGGAGCACGGCACGCGGGAGACCGTCACGGAGCTTTACCTGATCGGCGATACCTCGGCGCTGGACGCCGACGAGATCGCGGGGGAGCCCGCGGTGGAGCGCGTGGTCCGGGTCTCGGACCGCTACCGCCTGCTCGGCCGCCACCGCGGCCAGGTGGAGCCCGTGGGCTTCGACTACAACGGCCTGCATTTCGGGCAGGACACCTTCCACCTGTTCGCCGGGCTGTGCGCGGTGGACAATCGGACCAACACCGAGCGCATGATGGCCGCCCTGCGCGACCACGGTCTGGTGACCACCCGCATGGGCGCCTACAAGCCCCGCACCAGCCCCTACGACTTCCAGGGGCACGGCGCCGACTGCCTGCCCTACGTATTCGAGCTGGCGGGCAACTACGGCATACGGGTGGTGACCATGGAGGTGACCCAGGCGGAGCAGATCGAGGAAATCCGGGACAACCTGGAGCGGGCGGGCAATCCCACGGGGGTCATGCTGCAGGTGGGCACCCGCAACGCCCAGAACTTCGAGCTGCTCAAGGAGGTGGGGGCGCAGAACCGGTTTCCGGTGCTCTACAAGCGGGGCTTCGGCATCAGCCTGGAGGAATCCCTCAACGCCTGCGAGTACATCGCCGCCAGCGGCAACCGCAACATCGTGTTCTGCCTGCGCGGCGTGAAATCCCACATGGGCGCGCCGCACCGCAACCTGGTGGATTTCGCCCACGTGCCGGTGGTGAAGCGCCTCACCCGCATGCCGGTATGCGTGGACCCCAGCCACTCCGTGGGCAGTCGCGAGCGGGCGCCCGACGGCCTGCTGGAGATCCAGCACGTGGCCGCGCAGGGGGTGATCGCCGGTGCCAACATGGTCCTGACGGACTTCCATCCCGAGCCCGAACGAGCCCTGGTGGACGGCCCCCAGGCGCTCCACCTGGAGGAGCTGCCCTATTTCAGTCGGGATCTTGCCATGGTGGAGGAGGCCTATCGGAACCGCGTCCACCTGGCGGCGAACATGCCGCGGTTCTAA
- a CDS encoding metal ABC transporter permease — MLELLSLPFLQRALAAAAITGLLGGLLGVFLVQRRMSFLAAGVSHGAFSGIGLGLYLGVAPFLVAVPVAVGLGLLIAYLRRRGALAEDTVVGVFFAAGMATGVILLSLSDANASLSAYLFGSILAIQWSDLLWLGAVAVAVLAFLLPAWGALTLITFDRELAQASGLPVRVLDYGFFGLSALAIVASVKLIGIVLVASFFVVPAASARLLGATFAWVSLLAALLGLATAVGGLLLSYPLNAPVGALIVLLQALVFAALLVARRAG; from the coding sequence ATGCTTGAGCTCCTCAGCCTGCCGTTCCTGCAGCGGGCCCTGGCGGCGGCAGCCATAACCGGGCTGCTGGGCGGGCTGCTGGGGGTCTTCCTGGTCCAGCGCCGGATGAGCTTCCTTGCCGCCGGGGTGAGCCACGGCGCCTTCTCGGGCATCGGCCTGGGGCTATACCTGGGCGTGGCGCCCTTCCTGGTGGCGGTCCCCGTGGCCGTGGGCCTGGGCCTGTTGATCGCCTATCTGCGCCGCCGCGGAGCGCTAGCGGAGGACACGGTAGTGGGCGTCTTTTTCGCCGCCGGCATGGCCACGGGCGTGATCCTACTCTCCTTGTCCGATGCCAATGCCTCCCTATCCGCCTACCTGTTCGGCTCCATCCTGGCCATCCAGTGGAGCGATCTCCTGTGGCTGGGTGCGGTGGCGGTGGCGGTGCTGGCCTTCCTGCTCCCCGCCTGGGGGGCGCTGACCCTGATCACCTTCGACCGGGAGCTGGCCCAGGCGTCCGGACTCCCGGTGCGCGTGCTGGATTACGGTTTCTTCGGACTCAGCGCCCTGGCCATAGTCGCCTCCGTGAAGCTCATCGGCATCGTGCTGGTGGCCAGCTTTTTCGTGGTCCCGGCCGCCAGCGCCCGCCTGCTGGGCGCAACCTTCGCCTGGGTCTCGCTCCTGGCCGCGCTGCTGGGTCTGGCCACCGCTGTGGGCGGACTGCTGCTCAGCTATCCCCTGAACGCCCCCGTGGGGGCACTCATCGTGCTCCTGCAGGCCCTAGTGTTCGCCGCCCTGCTGGTGGCGCGCCGCGCCGGGTAG
- a CDS encoding TIGR02186 family protein, whose product MRLLRVMLWLGLLAASGGAAAELVTDVSDDTVSVSYRYQGEKLLLFGSLPEGPGHVLIEIRGPDQPRTIQRKGQVMGLWMNVESMRFKSVPGFYAALSDVPLERILSEKRRGALGLGPEALFRASEWQVDDQKESPQAYFRGLVDYMRELSLYQVRPDGIRVKKNRLFRASVELPARVPVGDYEIVTRVIHNGEITHRDMQKLSVSKVGIEKWLYDLAHDNPATYGALAVAVALLAGWLVGMVTRGEAEH is encoded by the coding sequence ATGCGGCTATTGCGCGTCATGCTGTGGCTGGGACTGCTCGCCGCGAGCGGCGGGGCCGCGGCCGAGCTGGTTACCGACGTCTCCGACGACACCGTTTCGGTCTCCTACCGCTATCAGGGGGAAAAGCTCCTGCTGTTCGGCAGCTTGCCCGAGGGCCCCGGCCACGTGCTCATCGAGATCCGCGGGCCGGATCAGCCCCGCACCATCCAGCGCAAGGGTCAGGTGATGGGCCTGTGGATGAACGTGGAGAGCATGCGGTTCAAGAGCGTGCCGGGCTTCTACGCGGCGCTGAGCGACGTACCCCTGGAGCGGATACTGAGCGAGAAGCGCCGCGGGGCGCTGGGCCTGGGCCCGGAGGCGCTGTTCCGGGCCTCGGAGTGGCAAGTGGACGATCAGAAGGAGTCGCCGCAGGCCTATTTCCGGGGTTTGGTCGACTACATGCGGGAGCTCAGCCTCTATCAGGTACGGCCCGACGGCATCCGGGTCAAGAAGAACCGGCTGTTCCGGGCCTCCGTGGAGCTGCCGGCGCGCGTTCCGGTGGGCGACTATGAGATCGTCACCCGGGTCATTCATAATGGCGAGATAACCCACCGGGACATGCAGAAGCTCTCGGTATCCAAGGTGGGCATCGAGAAGTGGCTGTATGACCTGGCCCATGATAATCCGGCCACCTACGGCGCGCTGGCCGTGGCGGTGGCGCTGTTGGCCGGCTGGCTGGTCGGAATGGTGACCCGCGGGGAGGCAGAGCACTGA
- the amt gene encoding ammonium transporter codes for MQLVVRRFLALYLLGGGMIARAGQSPEAVQSNLDLAWILIASALVFFMQAGFAALETGMIRAKNSLNVAAKNTGDILVAALLFFLTGYALMFGDSADGLFGTSGFLLGGVETPFEYAFFLFQLVFAGTAATIVSGAVAERMRFGAYLVISAAVTGLIYPVSGHWVWGDGGWLAGLGFVDFAGSTVVHALGGWVGLVGAWLLGPRLGRLAPDGTAREIPPHNLLLTAIGVFILWLGWFGFNGGSTLSADGSIAVVLVNTFLAAAAGGIAALLLIPHNAGTRAISGVLNGIVGGLVGITAGAAAVSPGGAILIGLVAGGVVVAGEWFVLHVLRVDDPVGAVSAHAFAGAWGTLAVALFAPVAELPMGDRLAQLGVQGVGVLAVAAWGLGTGAVVFGLLRAMGRLRVPEEDEERGLNEAEHGARTVWLDTLRTMQAIARERDLSQRAPVEPHTEAGEVAQGLNGLLKEFAGTFGAWQGETGRVSAAGDQLAGSAESIADSARDSADRVERVRASVSEADTVVQDVVAQIQEVSRSARHANERTQTGRQAVERAATGIRELRAAGERVEGANRTIRDIAERTDLLALNAAIEAANAGEAGQGFGVVADEVRALAHQTAQATSEVGGLLAELQQRASDSAEAVDGLQTAMQDMAAMVDQTDQSADRIAGGAEQLAATMHEAAGETAGIAESVGTVARHGEEVRGASRELGELALGLRRSLAVYRLPEEAEDTSRVPGTLVARSHVAQMQGAPARA; via the coding sequence ATGCAGCTAGTCGTGCGTCGGTTCCTCGCCCTGTACTTGCTCGGAGGCGGGATGATCGCCCGCGCCGGGCAGAGCCCCGAGGCGGTCCAGAGCAACCTGGACCTCGCCTGGATCCTGATCGCCAGCGCCCTGGTCTTCTTCATGCAGGCCGGATTCGCGGCCCTGGAAACCGGCATGATCCGGGCCAAGAACTCCCTCAACGTCGCCGCCAAGAACACCGGGGACATCCTCGTGGCGGCGCTTCTGTTCTTCCTGACGGGCTACGCGCTGATGTTCGGCGATAGCGCCGACGGTCTCTTCGGGACCAGCGGCTTCCTGCTGGGCGGCGTGGAAACCCCCTTCGAATACGCCTTTTTCCTATTCCAGCTGGTATTTGCCGGAACCGCTGCGACCATCGTCTCCGGTGCCGTGGCCGAGCGCATGCGCTTCGGCGCCTATCTGGTCATCTCCGCCGCCGTCACGGGCCTCATCTATCCGGTATCCGGGCATTGGGTCTGGGGCGACGGCGGCTGGCTGGCGGGATTGGGATTCGTGGATTTCGCCGGCTCCACGGTGGTCCACGCGCTGGGCGGTTGGGTGGGTCTGGTGGGGGCTTGGCTCCTTGGCCCTCGGCTGGGCCGCCTCGCACCGGACGGGACTGCGCGCGAGATCCCGCCCCACAACCTCCTGCTCACGGCCATCGGTGTATTCATCCTGTGGCTCGGCTGGTTCGGCTTCAATGGCGGCAGCACCCTGAGCGCCGATGGCAGCATCGCCGTGGTCCTGGTGAATACCTTCCTCGCCGCCGCCGCGGGTGGCATCGCCGCCCTCCTCCTTATCCCCCACAACGCGGGCACCCGGGCCATCTCCGGCGTCCTGAACGGTATCGTGGGCGGACTGGTGGGGATTACCGCCGGCGCCGCCGCCGTCTCCCCCGGGGGCGCCATCCTTATCGGCCTCGTCGCCGGCGGTGTGGTGGTCGCGGGGGAATGGTTCGTGCTCCATGTCCTGCGGGTGGATGATCCGGTGGGGGCGGTCTCGGCCCATGCCTTCGCGGGCGCCTGGGGTACCCTGGCCGTGGCGCTGTTCGCCCCGGTGGCCGAGCTCCCCATGGGGGACCGCCTGGCCCAGCTGGGTGTCCAGGGGGTCGGTGTGCTGGCGGTGGCCGCGTGGGGTCTGGGTACGGGGGCGGTGGTGTTCGGGCTGCTGCGGGCCATGGGCCGGCTGCGGGTCCCCGAGGAGGACGAGGAGCGGGGGCTCAACGAGGCGGAGCACGGTGCCCGCACGGTGTGGCTGGACACCCTACGGACCATGCAGGCCATTGCCCGCGAACGGGACCTGTCGCAGCGGGCGCCCGTGGAGCCCCACACGGAAGCCGGCGAGGTGGCCCAGGGCCTGAACGGGCTGCTCAAGGAATTCGCCGGGACCTTCGGCGCCTGGCAGGGAGAGACGGGCCGGGTCTCCGCGGCCGGGGATCAGCTGGCGGGATCGGCGGAGTCCATCGCCGACAGCGCTCGGGACTCCGCCGATCGTGTGGAGCGCGTCCGTGCCTCGGTCTCGGAGGCGGATACGGTGGTGCAGGACGTGGTGGCGCAGATCCAGGAAGTCTCCCGCTCCGCCCGCCACGCCAACGAGCGGACACAGACGGGTCGGCAGGCCGTGGAGCGCGCGGCCACGGGCATCCGCGAGCTGCGCGCCGCCGGCGAACGGGTGGAGGGTGCCAACCGCACCATCCGGGATATCGCCGAGCGGACCGACCTGCTCGCCCTCAATGCCGCCATCGAGGCTGCGAACGCCGGAGAGGCCGGCCAGGGCTTCGGGGTGGTGGCCGACGAGGTGCGGGCGTTGGCCCATCAGACCGCCCAGGCCACCTCGGAGGTGGGCGGGCTGCTGGCCGAGCTACAGCAGCGGGCGTCCGATTCCGCCGAGGCGGTGGACGGGCTCCAGACCGCCATGCAGGACATGGCCGCCATGGTGGACCAGACGGACCAATCCGCCGACCGGATCGCCGGGGGCGCCGAGCAGCTCGCCGCCACCATGCACGAAGCGGCCGGGGAAACGGCAGGGATCGCGGAGAGCGTGGGGACCGTGGCCCGCCATGGCGAGGAGGTCCGGGGCGCCTCCCGGGAGCTGGGCGAGCTGGCGCTGGGGCTGCGCCGCTCGCTGGCTGTCTACCGTCTGCCGGAGGAGGCGGAGGACACGTCGCGGGTCCCCGGAACGCTGGTGGCCCGGTCCCATGTGGCTCAAATGCAAGGTGCGCCGGCCCGGGCATGA
- a CDS encoding Gx transporter family protein, protein MPSITEGALREPPALSRLRRDTHLAWMAAFAVGLHLLEAALPPIIPGLKPGLANVVTVTALCLWGWRTAAMVTLLRVVVAAIFLGTLLAPGFWLSLGGALAALAALALGSLLPGRGLGPVGYSVLAAVAHIGGQLAVAYALFVQHAGLFALVPILGPGAAITGTINGLAAYALVQEWESRADDAHGLASP, encoded by the coding sequence ATGCCATCAATTACTGAGGGCGCGCTCCGGGAGCCCCCGGCCCTGAGCCGGCTGCGCCGGGATACGCACTTGGCCTGGATGGCCGCCTTCGCGGTGGGACTCCACCTGCTGGAGGCGGCGCTTCCGCCCATCATCCCCGGGCTCAAGCCCGGACTGGCCAACGTGGTGACCGTCACGGCACTCTGCCTGTGGGGATGGCGCACCGCCGCCATGGTCACCCTGCTGCGGGTGGTGGTGGCGGCCATCTTCCTGGGCACCCTGCTGGCGCCCGGATTCTGGCTGTCCCTGGGCGGCGCCCTGGCGGCCCTGGCCGCGCTGGCGCTGGGCAGCCTCCTCCCGGGACGGGGGCTGGGTCCGGTGGGGTACAGCGTGCTGGCCGCGGTGGCGCATATCGGTGGTCAGCTGGCCGTGGCCTACGCCCTGTTCGTGCAGCACGCGGGACTGTTCGCGCTGGTGCCGATCCTCGGGCCGGGCGCGGCCATAACGGGTACCATCAACGGCCTGGCGGCCTATGCACTGGTGCAGGAGTGGGAATCGCGAGCGGATGACGCACATGGCCTGGCCTCCCCCTGA
- the dksA gene encoding RNA polymerase-binding protein DksA, producing the protein MTEKVDLDEIELEPDYRPSNDEPYMNPKQLAFFRRKLLDWRNQIVEDTTHTRQHMNDSENQADELDRASQESDRYTELRTVEREQRLLNKIDAALRRIENGEFGYCEVTGEPIGVRRLEARPVATLSIEAKEAQERQERQMAED; encoded by the coding sequence ATGACCGAAAAGGTCGACCTGGACGAAATCGAACTGGAGCCGGATTACCGGCCCAGCAACGACGAGCCTTACATGAACCCAAAGCAGCTGGCGTTTTTCCGCCGCAAGCTGCTTGACTGGCGCAACCAGATCGTGGAAGACACCACGCATACGCGTCAGCACATGAATGATTCCGAAAACCAGGCCGATGAGCTGGATCGGGCCAGCCAGGAATCCGACCGTTACACCGAGCTGCGTACCGTGGAGCGGGAGCAGCGCCTCCTCAACAAGATCGATGCCGCCCTGCGGCGGATCGAGAACGGGGAGTTCGGCTACTGCGAGGTGACCGGCGAGCCCATCGGCGTGCGTCGCCTGGAGGCCCGTCCCGTCGCGACCCTGAGTATCGAGGCCAAGGAAGCCCAGGAGCGTCAAGAGCGCCAGATGGCAGAAGACTGA
- a CDS encoding TonB family protein, protein MAWPPPENTLDPRLLVALLGSALLHAAVLGLVGFTAPEPESSSGPMLRMVEYRPMPARETNSPDRDAPAASRSQKAAGKDEKRKEAANPFAGRSNVPAQEAPAPTPPEPDPKAEAEKAPAKRTPTEAPQKQPAPAPKEEELLSSPEAPEKRANGESSGGARSAPATPEKDSFQLYPSNRQMAQWDRNNQERRNTARETADRARMATREDKAASYISAWIAKVERIGNLNYPEEAQERDLTGKVRVEAVVRPDGTLAHLRILESSGSDILDAAAKQIIRLGAPYSTFPDALERRYADGLPIRHHFNFTRGSDLRAPDRG, encoded by the coding sequence ATGGCCTGGCCTCCCCCTGAAAACACTCTTGACCCCCGGCTCCTGGTGGCCTTGCTGGGATCCGCACTGCTGCACGCCGCGGTGCTGGGCCTGGTCGGCTTTACGGCACCGGAGCCCGAGTCGTCCTCGGGCCCGATGCTGCGCATGGTGGAATACCGGCCCATGCCCGCCCGGGAGACCAACAGCCCGGACCGGGACGCTCCCGCCGCCAGCCGCAGCCAGAAGGCCGCCGGAAAGGACGAGAAACGCAAGGAGGCGGCCAACCCCTTCGCCGGACGCAGCAACGTCCCGGCGCAGGAAGCTCCCGCGCCCACACCACCCGAGCCGGACCCGAAGGCCGAAGCGGAGAAAGCACCGGCCAAGCGGACGCCCACCGAGGCGCCGCAGAAGCAGCCCGCACCCGCACCGAAGGAGGAGGAGCTGCTCAGCAGCCCGGAAGCCCCCGAAAAGCGGGCCAACGGAGAATCCTCCGGAGGTGCGCGGAGCGCCCCCGCCACGCCGGAGAAGGATTCCTTCCAGCTCTACCCCTCCAATCGGCAAATGGCCCAGTGGGACCGGAACAATCAGGAGCGCCGCAACACCGCGCGGGAAACCGCGGACCGGGCGCGGATGGCCACGCGCGAGGACAAGGCCGCTTCCTACATCTCCGCCTGGATCGCCAAAGTGGAGCGCATCGGCAACCTGAACTACCCGGAGGAGGCCCAGGAGCGCGACCTGACGGGCAAGGTGCGGGTGGAGGCGGTGGTTCGTCCGGACGGCACACTGGCGCACCTGCGGATCCTGGAATCCTCGGGCAGCGACATCCTGGACGCCGCGGCCAAGCAGATCATCCGCCTCGGGGCCCCCTACAGCACTTTCCCCGATGCGCTGGAGCGCCGCTATGCGGACGGCCTGCCCATCCGGCACCATTTCAATTTCACCCGCGGCTCCGATCTGCGCGCCCCGGACCGGGGCTGA
- the moaB gene encoding molybdenum cofactor biosynthesis protein B gives MSEREFQPLGCAVVTVSDTRSPETDRSGDLVAQRLEQAGHRLADRRIVKDERAELEEAFRALMADPEVAVVISTGGTGITGRDVTPEAADAVYTKAIPGFGELFRWLSYEEIGPSTIQSRAQAGLAGTTLMFNLPGSSGACRLAMDALIIPQLDYRTRPCNFAEMMPRFSET, from the coding sequence GTGAGTGAACGCGAATTCCAGCCCCTCGGATGCGCCGTGGTGACCGTGTCGGACACCCGGTCCCCGGAGACGGACCGTTCCGGCGATCTGGTGGCCCAGCGCCTGGAGCAGGCCGGCCATCGGCTGGCGGACCGCCGCATCGTCAAGGACGAGCGCGCCGAGCTGGAGGAAGCCTTCCGGGCCTTGATGGCGGACCCGGAGGTGGCGGTGGTGATCTCCACCGGGGGTACCGGGATCACCGGCCGCGACGTGACCCCGGAGGCGGCGGATGCCGTGTACACCAAGGCCATCCCCGGCTTCGGCGAGCTGTTCCGCTGGCTCAGCTACGAGGAGATCGGCCCCTCCACCATCCAGTCCCGGGCCCAGGCCGGCCTGGCCGGGACCACCCTGATGTTCAACCTCCCCGGCAGCTCCGGCGCCTGCCGGCTGGCCATGGACGCCCTCATCATCCCCCAGCTCGATTACCGCACCCGCCCCTGCAACTTCGCCGAGATGATGCCGCGCTTCTCGGAGACCTGA